In Runella sp. SP2, the genomic window ATTGGTGAGTGAGAACATGAATATAGAAATGCGGCTTTATAGAAAGTAAGTCATGATGTGGGCAAAAATACCGTGATTTTGCCGAAAAGACCTATATTTCAGGAGCAATTTTAAAGAAAGTCTGCAAAACACTGATTTAATCTTTCTTTTCGTTTAACCCGTATATAGATTGAATTCATCACACACCAACCCTAGGCGGAGGCCGTAAATATTGATAGAATGAATACTTGTTTAAAAATGACTTGGAAACTTAGCCGTGTCTTATTAGCTTCATCTCTGCTAACAATGACCTTGTTTGGCTGCCAAAGCGAAACGCTAACCCCTTTTATTGATGAGCCAATTGCGGGTTACAAAGACCTCTACGACCAGCCGTATGGTACTGATCCACTGCAACGTTTTGATATTCACTACCCCGAAACTGTTTCAGAAAAACCTTCTGAAGTGTTGATTTTATTGCACGGAGGGTCTTGGTCGGGTGGTGATAAATCATTTTTAACCCCCAGTGTCGAACAGCTTAAAAAAGCACAAAAAAACTTGACGATTGTCAATGCCAACTACCGCGTGACCAGCAAAATAGGAATACGTATTGGGCAACAAATCGCAGATATTCAACAATTAGTGACTTATTTGAGACAAAAGGCGGCAACTTATCACCTAAACGAAGGGGCTTTTGTCGTCGGTGGAGTAAGTGCAGGAGGGCACTTGGCGATGCAGTACAGTTATACCCATCCCACGGATGGTGTACGGGCGGTAGTGGGCATTGTAGCCCCCACCGACCTGACTTCCAAAGCATTGCGTGAAGCAGGTTTGGAAAAATCTATTGTGCAGCTGATTGGAAAATCGTACGAGGAAGCACCGCTTGATTTTTTGCAAGCTAGTCCCTTGAATACAATGACCCCTTCTGCTCCTAGAACCATCCTTTTTTACGGCGGGCAAGATAACATCATTACGCCTGAGCAACGGGTATTGACCGAAGCAAAATTGACGTTATACGGAATCAATCACCAAGTCTATTTTTACCCCGAACAAACCCACGATTTTTCAGCCGAGTTGCTGGCCGATAAACTGATTAATGTGTTTCGGGGTAGGTATTGATAAACAGTTTATTTGATAACTGCTAATGTTCCTTTAATGGTTTGATTGGTAAATTTTAAACCATAGTAATACTGACCAGTACTTACTCCATCAGCACACCACTTAAATTTTGTGTCAATAGAACTATAAACCAATTTTCCCCAACGGTTAAAAATTTCTATTTTCTCAAATTGAGGCCCACAAGCTACGCTCGAAATACCCTCAATAAAAAAGCAATCATTTTTGCCATCGCCGTTGGGGGTGATGACGTTTGGAACGTTTTGTTCTACGTTGGTAGCCGTCGGTAAATTGCCTAAGCGCATTCTCACGGCGAGGGTGTCGTTTTTGTTGGTACCGCAGCTATTGTCTTGGGTGATAAAATGCACCACCATTTCTTTTCCTGCCATTGTAGCGTAGTCAGCACAGTTGGGCTTCCATTCAAAACGGGAAGTGAGGCGAGGATTTCCCGTTTTTTCGTCAAATTTCATTTGGTATTGAGACAAGTTAAAGCCTTGTCCCTGGGCGTACAACCGCAGTTGGTCGGTTTTGTCGGCATCGTCGGAATAAACATCAAAAACAACCGAACCACTCCCGTCGGCGGCAGGCAAAGGAACGTCAATAACGGCTGTGGAGGTAAGATTTGTCGATACCTTTGGCTTGTTGTTGGGTAGGGGAGAGGCTTGCAGTCGAACCGTGACTGTATCCTTCACTTGGCGATTGCAGGCCACGTCGGTGACAATAAAATCAACAATGTACTCTTGTCCAACGGCGTTGCAAGGGGGAGCCCACGTAAAAGGTTGTGTCACAGTTCCTTTTCCCGTAGCATTATTGAAAGTCATACCCACCTGATTGAGTTGAAAACCCCGTCCTCTTGCTTCCAAAACGAGTTCATCGTTGTCTTTATCGCTGCCAATTACATTAAAATTGAGGGTTGTTC contains:
- a CDS encoding alpha/beta hydrolase; the encoded protein is MTWKLSRVLLASSLLTMTLFGCQSETLTPFIDEPIAGYKDLYDQPYGTDPLQRFDIHYPETVSEKPSEVLILLHGGSWSGGDKSFLTPSVEQLKKAQKNLTIVNANYRVTSKIGIRIGQQIADIQQLVTYLRQKAATYHLNEGAFVVGGVSAGGHLAMQYSYTHPTDGVRAVVGIVAPTDLTSKALREAGLEKSIVQLIGKSYEEAPLDFLQASPLNTMTPSAPRTILFYGGQDNIITPEQRVLTEAKLTLYGINHQVYFYPEQTHDFSAELLADKLINVFRGRY